The genomic stretch CCTGATGACAACGCTTATTGTTCCCTGTCATTGCACCCATACAATGGCTTTTGCTGGGACAAAGAAGTAGTGGGCAAAGACGACTTTGGAGACTTAGGTGCGTCTAAAGTTGAACCCACAGGTTCGGGAAGCGAATTCAGTGCTGATGACTGAGTTCGCATCGCTAAAAAGGATTTCGGTTTACATAGCCGAAAATAAGCAACAATTGGCCTTAGAGGCCGAAGTAAAAAACATGGTTGTCAAAGCCAGCGAAGTTTCTCATCCAATAGGTCCTGGGAAGGACTTTGACCCAATGTCACCTGACAAGGGGCAGAATGAAGAGCAAGGCCAGAGGATAGATGCTATCTACGACGATGAGCCTTTGGGTTTCGAGAAGGATCCACTAGAAATAAACATTAAAATGTTAGCTCAGGATCCACTTGAGGAAGTAGACTTGGGAGAGGGATTGATAAAAAGGTCAACTTACATTAGCGCCAATATCCATCCTCAACTAAAAGTCGAAGTAGTCTAGTTGTTGAAAGAGTTCAAGGACTGTTTCAGATAGGACTATGATGAGATACCTGGTTTGAGCAGAGATATGGTCGAACTGAAGTTGCCAATCAAGCTTGGAAAGAAGCATGTTAAGCAGAACCCAAGGTGATTTGCACCAGCAATACTTTcgaagatcaaagaagaagtcgAAAGGCTCTTTCGCTGTAATTTCATTCGCACAGCCAGGTATGTCGAATGCTTAGCTAATATTGTGCTCGTTGTCAAAATGAATGGTACTTTGAGGGTTTAcatagattttagagatttaaatactgcaaccccaaaggatgaatattcgatgccagtggcagaaatgctagtcgattccgctgcaggctatgaatatttaagcatgcttgatggatattttgggtataatcaaatatttattgCATAAGAGGATGTCCCAAAAACAATATTTTGATGCCCTGGAGCCTTAGGCACCTACGAATGggtggtgatgccttttggtttgaaaaatgttggggcaaccTACCAAAGAGAAATGAATTCAATCTTCCATGATTTTATAGAGACTTTTATGAAAATCTACATAGATGATATTGTCACtaagtctgtttcagggaagAGTCATATAGACCATCTTCGAATATCTTTTGAAAGGATGAGAAAGCATGGTCTGAAAATGAATCCTCTAAAAtgcgctttttgtgtgcaggctggtaatttcttaggctttgtggtccacaaaAATGGAATtgaaataaaccagaataagaccaAGGTCATAATGGAAGCGAGAGCGCCATTAACGAAGAAAGGATTGCAGCCACTACTAGGCAAGATCAATTTCATGAGGAGATtcatctcaaaccttagtgggaagacacaagcttttTCACCATTGCTTCGACTCAGCAAGGAAGGGTTCAAATGGGGGCAGGCTCAGGCTCAACAAGAGGCATTTGATAAGATTAAAGCATACTTGAGTCATCTACCAATCCTGACGCCCCCTTGTAGAAATAAAAGTATGAGATCGTATATAGCTGCGCCTGACAAGACTTTAGGGAGCATGTTGgctcaagaggatgataatggcgtcgaaagagccatctATTACCTCAGTAGGGTCTTAAATGATGTAAAAACTAGGTATAACATAGTTGAAAAATTGTGTTTATGCTTGTATTTATCTTGTACAaagttgaagcattatataaaacttgttgatgtttatgtttcatctcatttCGACGTTATTAAGCATATGTTGTCCAAACCAATTTTGtatagtcgaattgggaaatgggcatTAGCGTTAACCGAATTTTCTTTAACGTACATGCCATTAAGGGATGTTAAAGGACAAGTGGTAACAAATTTTATAGTCGACCACTCCATAGATGCAAATGCACTACACTATCTTGAAGTAGAACCTTGGAAGTTATACTTCGATGGGTCTAGTCACAAGGAAGAAACAAACATAGGAGTGctaattatttctcctaataaaattccaacaagACTCAAGTACAAAGTAGAAGGTCTCTGTTTGAACAATGAGGCCGAATATGAAGCCCTCATAGCCGGACTTGAAGTATTattggaattgggggcaactcgggtcgaaataatgggtgactcaaagttagtcataaaaCAGATCACAAAGAAATACAAATGTATTAAGGAGAATTTAATTATGTACTTTATAATAGTCAGTCGATTTCTAAAAAGATTAGAAATGGCTAATATTTAATATATACCTCGATTGGAAAATCAAGTGGCTAACGAGTTGGCTCAGATTGCATCTgggtataaaatttcaaaagaaaaattgcAAAAAGTCATCGAAGTCAGAGGAAAGGTCGTGGCAACAAGATTAACCCCTTCAGACTTAGAAAAGACAAAGTTGGGATACGCTGATGAAGGGAACTTCGAAATATTGGCAGTAGATTATCTGACAGATGAAGATTGGAGGAAACCAATAATGGTATATCTACGTAATCCAACAGTGTCTGCTGATCGAAAAACCAGGTATCGAGCATTAAGTTATGTTCTTTTAGGGTTATAGTTGTTTATGAAATCTCCTGAGGGAGTTTTGCTTAAGTTCCTCAGTGAGTCAGAGGCGTATTTATCACTTTCGACTGTCCACAGTGGGGCATGTGGGGTACACCAAGTTGGTCATAAGATGAAGTGGATTTTATTTTGCCAAGGGATGTATTGGCATACTATGTTGAGGGATTGCATTGAATTTTCAAAGGGATGCCAAGAATGTCAGATACATGCAGGCATACAACATGTTCCCGCAAGCGAATTGCACTCTATCATCAAGCCTTGGCCATTCAGAGGTTGGGATTTAGATTTAATTGGGGAAATTCTACCACCATCATCCAAAACTCAAAGATGTATCCTGGTGGGAGTTGATTATTTTacaaaatggatcgaagctatacTCTTACCAAACGTGAGTCAAGAGGATGTGATCGAGTTTATCCAGAAGTATattatttatagatttggaatcccaGAGACTGTTACAACAGATCAAGGGCCAGTATTCACTAGTCGAAAGTGCAAGAATTTGCTAAAGAAATGGGTTTCAAACTGTTAACTTCGATGCCATATTATGCTCAGGCTAATGGACAAGTCGAAGATGCTAATAAAGTGATCATTGGTTTGATTAAAAAACATGTGCGGAAGAAGCCTAAAAATTGGCACAAAACTCTAGATAAGATTTTGTGGGCATGTCGTACCTCTCCCAAAGAATCCACTAAGTCAACCCCTTTTCGGCTAACTTTTGGCCATGATGTTGTTTTAAAAATAGAGATTCACCTACAATCTATAAGCAttcaaaggcatcatgaaattcCAATAGAGTCTTATTGGAGCATGATGCTGGATGAATTAGTTTATTTAGATGAAGAAAGGTTAAATGCCTTGGAGTTATTAAAACGGCGGAAGAAGAGTGTAGATAACTCTTATAACAAGAAGGTGAAAGTCAAAAGTTTTTTATCTGAAGACTTGGTCTGGAAAGtgatccttccaatggatcgaaaAGATAGGACCTTAGGGAAGTGGTCTCCAAAATGGGAAGACCCTTTTCAGATTTTGCAAGTATTTTCTAATGGTGCCTATGAAATCGAAGAGCTTAATGAAGATAAGAGGACTCTGAgagtaaatgggaaatattttaaaaaatatagaCCAGTACTCCAAGAGATAAAAATAAGAGATGAATAGTTATATATAAGTTAATCAGAGCCAAtatggtaaaaatgccaaaatggTTTACATTTGATTCGAAGGCCCAAAGGGATAATATTCATTACAATTAAAATTTGTCTCATTACATCAAAAGATTAAAAAAATGGAAAGGAGCCTAAAAAATTAGAAAGGAAGGTTGACCTTGATCTGAAGGTACTTTGCTTTAAGAAACTCCAAACGTTTCTCACATAAAGATCGTTTCGATCGGAGAAGTTTGAGGTCAGACTCAAGTTTTCGAGCCTGTTCGATGAACTCCATGCCAAATTCTAGCTCTTTAGCCATTAAGGCATCATTAAACTCTAAGATTTGGCTTTTGCTTTTTTCTGCATCAGGAATCTTTGCATGGAGTTCTTCTATTTGCTTCCTCCAAGAAGAAATGTCATGATCATGGCCTTCGATCTTTTCTTTGTTCTTTTATTTAGTTCATTCTAATTCCATCGCCTTGTTGGTGGACTCGGTGGCAGCATCCTAGGCAGCTGCCTTAGAACCAAACTTCTTCTCAATTTCCCATGTTAGCTGAGATAGCAGCTTATTATCTGTGACAGCTTGGTCGATCATAGTACCTATCTCCAATATAACATTGGAAACTCCAGGGGAAGTTTCTAGCAGGTTGACTTGATTCAGAAGAGCCTTT from Lathyrus oleraceus cultivar Zhongwan6 chromosome 7, CAAS_Psat_ZW6_1.0, whole genome shotgun sequence encodes the following:
- the LOC127103652 gene encoding uncharacterized protein LOC127103652, encoding MEARAPLTKKGLQPLLGKINFMRRFISNLSGKTQAFSPLLRLSKEGFKWGQAQAQQEAFDKIKAYLSHLPILTPPCRNKSMRSYIAAPDKTLGSMLAQEDDNGVERAIYYLSRVLNDVKTRYNIVEKLCLCLYLSCTKLKHYIKLVDVYVSSHFDVIKHMLSKPILYSRIGKWALALTEFSLTYMPLRDVKGQVVTNFIVDHSIDANALHYLEVEPWKLYFDGSSHKEETNIGVLIISPNKIPTRLKYKVEGLCLNNEAEYEALIAGLEANGQVEDANKVIIGLIKKHVRKKPKNWHKTLDKILWACRTSPKESTKSTPFRLTFGHDVVLKIEIHLQSISIQRHHEIPIESYWSMMLDELVYLDEERLNALELLKRRKKSVDNSYNKKVKVKSFLSEDLVWKVILPMDRKDRTLGKWSPKWEDPFQILQVFSNGAYEIEELNEDKRTLRVNGKYFKKYRPVLQEIKIRDE